In Pseudoduganella albidiflava, a single window of DNA contains:
- the ntrC gene encoding nitrogen regulation protein NR(I) → MKPIWIVDDDESIRWVLEKALARENLATKSFANARDAIAALEYETPQVLVSDIRMPGDSGLDLLSLVKSRLPGLPVIIITAFSDLDSAVAAFQGGAFEYLAKPFDIDKAVELIRRALDESLREASVESGPADTPEILGQAPAMQEVFRAIGRLSQSNVTVLITGESGSGKELVARALHKHSPRAQQPFIALNTAAIPKDLLESELFGHERGAFTGAQATRRGRFEQAENGTLFLDEIGDMPFDLQTRLLRVLSDGHFYRVGGHQPLKANVRVITATHQNLEQRVRDGLFREDLFHRLNVIRLRLPSLRERREDIPILVRHFLVQSARQLGVETKRMSDAALAFLQSLDLPGNVRQLENLCNWITVMAPGQTVEVKDLPLELSEGQSAMQAAPELAAALPHHAAHGVPVAAVMAPAAPGPDGWLSLLELQAATMLSDGQQDVMDVLGRQFESALIRTALKYTHGRKNDAAVRLGIGRNTITRKIAELGIDGAKED, encoded by the coding sequence ATGAAGCCAATCTGGATTGTCGATGACGACGAATCGATCCGCTGGGTACTGGAAAAAGCACTAGCGAGGGAAAACCTCGCCACCAAGAGTTTTGCCAATGCGCGCGACGCGATCGCCGCGCTGGAGTACGAGACGCCGCAGGTGCTCGTCTCCGATATCCGCATGCCGGGCGACTCCGGGCTCGACCTGCTGTCGCTGGTGAAGTCGCGGCTGCCGGGCCTGCCCGTCATCATCATCACCGCGTTTTCCGACCTGGATTCGGCCGTGGCGGCCTTCCAGGGCGGCGCCTTCGAATACCTCGCCAAGCCGTTCGACATCGACAAGGCCGTGGAACTGATCCGCCGCGCGCTGGACGAAAGCCTGCGCGAAGCCAGCGTGGAGTCCGGCCCGGCAGACACCCCCGAGATCCTCGGCCAGGCGCCGGCGATGCAGGAAGTATTCCGCGCCATCGGCCGGCTGTCGCAATCGAACGTGACGGTGCTGATCACCGGCGAATCGGGCTCGGGCAAGGAACTCGTGGCGCGCGCGCTGCACAAGCACAGCCCGCGCGCGCAGCAGCCGTTCATCGCACTGAACACGGCGGCGATCCCGAAGGACTTGCTGGAATCGGAACTGTTCGGCCACGAGCGCGGCGCCTTCACCGGTGCCCAGGCCACCCGGCGCGGCCGCTTCGAGCAGGCCGAGAACGGCACGCTGTTCCTCGACGAGATCGGCGACATGCCGTTCGACCTGCAGACGCGGCTGCTGCGCGTGCTGTCCGACGGGCACTTCTATCGTGTCGGCGGCCACCAGCCGCTGAAGGCGAACGTGCGTGTGATCACGGCCACGCACCAGAACCTGGAACAGCGCGTGCGCGACGGCCTGTTCCGCGAAGACTTGTTCCACCGCCTGAACGTGATCCGGCTGCGGCTGCCCAGCCTGCGCGAACGCAGGGAGGACATCCCCATCCTGGTGCGCCACTTCCTGGTGCAGAGCGCCCGGCAACTCGGCGTGGAGACCAAGCGCATGAGCGATGCCGCGCTGGCCTTCCTGCAAAGCCTGGACTTGCCGGGCAATGTGCGCCAGCTGGAAAACCTGTGCAACTGGATCACCGTGATGGCGCCCGGCCAGACGGTGGAAGTGAAGGACTTGCCGCTGGAATTGTCCGAAGGGCAGAGCGCCATGCAGGCCGCGCCCGAGCTGGCGGCGGCGCTGCCGCATCACGCCGCGCATGGCGTGCCGGTGGCCGCCGTGATGGCTCCCGCCGCGCCGGGCCCGGATGGCTGGCTGTCGCTGCTGGAATTGCAGGCCGCCACCATGCTGTCCGACGGCCAGCAGGATGTGATGGACGTGCTGGGCCGGCAGTTCGAGTCGGCGCTGATCCGCACCGCCCTGAAGTACACGCACGGGCGCAAGAACGATGCCGCCGTGCGGCTGGGCATCGGCCGGAACACCATCACGCGCAAGATCGCCGAGCTGGGGATCGACGGGGCGAAGGAGGATTAA
- a CDS encoding tetratricopeptide repeat protein: MLAIVLSAGPALGADLATAQKQWEAKQFSEAFRNFKVLAEGGESAAQLQLGEMYGFGEGTAEDPKQAEFWLNKALAAGQAEAKNSLALVQQRQRMKADIAAYTHNFTGQQLAYGSYGCVRPSIPELSSTNADIARTNEAINKWRACYETFATRLNGALPVTNTIPPDIISVMNNDEFQRASTSIETVYARLAAEGQAVADQVAAENKSWADKTVQFADKTKTDKEVLMRDFERITRDKQNIRANLPSGK; this comes from the coding sequence ATGCTGGCCATCGTGCTATCCGCGGGGCCAGCGCTGGGCGCCGATCTGGCGACCGCGCAAAAACAATGGGAAGCCAAGCAGTTCAGCGAGGCGTTCCGCAACTTCAAGGTACTGGCCGAGGGCGGCGAAAGTGCCGCGCAGCTGCAGCTGGGGGAAATGTACGGCTTCGGCGAGGGCACGGCGGAGGATCCGAAGCAGGCCGAGTTCTGGCTGAACAAGGCGCTGGCCGCGGGGCAGGCGGAGGCGAAGAATTCGCTGGCCCTGGTGCAGCAGCGCCAGCGCATGAAAGCCGACATCGCTGCCTATACGCACAACTTCACGGGCCAGCAGCTGGCCTATGGCAGCTACGGATGTGTGCGGCCATCCATCCCGGAACTCTCCAGCACCAACGCCGACATCGCGCGCACCAATGAGGCCATCAACAAGTGGCGTGCGTGCTACGAAACGTTCGCCACCCGGCTGAATGGGGCCCTGCCCGTGACCAACACGATCCCGCCCGACATCATCAGTGTGATGAACAACGACGAATTCCAGCGCGCCTCGACATCGATCGAAACGGTTTATGCACGGCTTGCCGCGGAAGGGCAGGCCGTCGCGGATCAGGTGGCTGCTGAAAATAAATCGTGGGCGGATAAAACCGTGCAGTTCGCCGATAAAACCAAAACGGATAAAGAGGTATTAATGCGCGATTTCGAGCGAATCACGCGCGATAAGCAGAATATCCGCGCCAATCTGCCATCAGGGAAATGA
- the glnL gene encoding nitrogen regulation protein NR(II), with the protein MKIVTNIARAAAAAAGAIPRSHTLAGLDLLASAVVIVDAGGRIAFANAAAENMLESSLKALSRQRLCDLFSNPAEFEHVITQARAHKFSDLRQELTLERPAREPLHVHAIASAMDEPDGNVLLELRETVQQMKLDREERLLDQSQVNKELIRNLAHEIKNPLGGIRGAAQLLEMELPPLHLQQLREYTQVIIKEADRLQTLVDRLLAPHRRPHIVGDVNIHEVLERVRSLILAEFPTGLQIVRDYDASLPEFRGDKEQLIQTVLNIVHNAAQALAERIETGDAQITFRTRVARQVTLAKVRYNLALDLHIIDNGPGIPPQIRDRIFYPLVSGRDGGSGLGLTLAQTFVHQHMGVIECESRPGFTDFRILLPLP; encoded by the coding sequence ATGAAAATTGTGACCAATATCGCCCGTGCCGCCGCTGCGGCGGCGGGCGCCATCCCGCGTTCGCACACGCTCGCGGGCCTCGACCTGCTGGCGTCCGCCGTGGTGATCGTGGATGCCGGCGGCCGCATCGCCTTTGCCAACGCGGCGGCCGAGAACATGCTGGAAAGCTCGCTGAAGGCCCTGTCGCGACAGCGGCTGTGCGACCTGTTTTCCAACCCGGCCGAATTCGAACATGTGATCACGCAGGCGCGCGCCCACAAGTTTTCCGACCTGCGGCAAGAGCTGACGCTGGAGCGCCCGGCCCGCGAACCGCTGCACGTGCATGCCATCGCCAGCGCGATGGATGAGCCGGATGGCAACGTGCTGCTGGAGTTGCGCGAGACCGTGCAGCAGATGAAGCTGGACCGCGAAGAGCGGCTGCTGGACCAGAGCCAGGTCAACAAGGAACTGATCCGCAACCTGGCCCATGAAATCAAGAACCCGCTGGGCGGCATCCGCGGCGCGGCACAGCTGCTCGAGATGGAATTGCCGCCGCTGCACCTGCAGCAGCTGCGCGAGTACACGCAGGTGATCATCAAGGAAGCGGACCGGCTGCAGACGCTGGTCGACCGCCTGCTGGCGCCGCACCGCCGTCCGCACATCGTGGGCGACGTCAACATCCACGAAGTGCTCGAGCGCGTGCGCAGCCTGATCCTGGCCGAGTTCCCCACGGGCCTGCAGATCGTGCGCGACTACGATGCTTCCCTGCCCGAATTCCGCGGCGACAAGGAGCAGCTGATCCAGACGGTGCTGAACATCGTCCACAACGCGGCGCAGGCGCTGGCCGAACGCATCGAAACGGGCGATGCGCAGATCACGTTCCGCACCCGCGTGGCACGCCAGGTCACGCTGGCCAAGGTCCGTTATAACCTGGCATTAGATTTGCATATCATCGACAACGGACCGGGCATTCCGCCCCAGATCCGCGACCGCATCTTCTATCCCCTGGTATCGGGGCGCGATGGCGGCAGCGGCCTGGGTTTGACGTTGGCGCAAACCTTCGTGCACCAGCACATGGGCGTCATCGAATGCGAAAGCAGGCCCGGCTTTACGGACTTCCGCATCCTGCTGCCCCTGCCATAA
- a CDS encoding magnesium and cobalt transport protein CorA, with protein sequence MLINCVAYQHGRKLADLPPADISDYLARDDTFVWVAMRDAEPGELAEMQHEFNLHELAVEDAQRGHQRPKIEEYGDSLFVVVKTVEQREDELVLGEIDIFVGHDYVLSSRQNSSHGFLGVRARAEREPHLLRHGAGFVLYALMDAVVDRYFPVVDAFESELEAIEDRIFTGTSQRDNIERLYDLKRKVMTMRHAVAPLLDAIGKLHGGRVPAVCASSQEYFRDVHDHLARINGILDSIRDTIATAIQVNLSMIALDEGEVNKRLAAWAAIFGVLTAFAGIWGMNFEFMPELKSKWGYPLALAAMFSVCFYLYRRFKKARWL encoded by the coding sequence ATGCTGATCAACTGCGTCGCCTACCAGCACGGCCGCAAGCTGGCCGACCTGCCGCCGGCCGATATCAGCGACTACCTCGCGCGCGACGATACGTTCGTCTGGGTGGCGATGCGCGATGCGGAGCCGGGCGAGCTGGCCGAGATGCAGCATGAGTTCAACCTGCACGAACTGGCCGTGGAAGATGCGCAGCGCGGCCACCAGCGGCCCAAGATCGAGGAATACGGCGATTCGCTGTTCGTCGTCGTCAAGACGGTCGAGCAGCGGGAAGATGAACTCGTGCTCGGCGAGATCGACATCTTCGTCGGCCATGACTATGTGCTGTCGTCGCGCCAGAACAGCTCGCACGGCTTCCTCGGCGTGCGCGCGCGTGCCGAGCGCGAGCCGCACCTGCTCCGGCATGGCGCCGGCTTCGTGCTGTATGCGCTGATGGATGCGGTGGTCGACCGCTACTTCCCGGTGGTGGATGCCTTCGAGTCCGAACTCGAGGCCATCGAGGACCGCATCTTCACGGGCACTTCGCAGCGCGACAATATCGAGCGGCTGTATGACCTGAAGCGCAAGGTGATGACCATGCGCCACGCCGTGGCGCCGCTGCTCGATGCCATCGGCAAGCTGCACGGCGGCCGCGTGCCCGCCGTGTGCGCCAGCAGCCAGGAATACTTCCGCGACGTGCACGACCACCTGGCCCGCATCAACGGCATCCTCGACTCGATCCGCGACACCATCGCCACCGCGATCCAGGTGAACCTGTCGATGATCGCGCTCGATGAGGGCGAGGTTAACAAGCGCCTCGCGGCATGGGCCGCGATCTTCGGGGTGCTGACGGCATTTGCCGGCATCTGGGGCATGAACTTCGAGTTCATGCCCGAGCTGAAGTCGAAGTGGGGCTATCCGCTGGCGCTGGCGGCGATGTTCTCGGTGTGCTTCTACCTGTATCGCCGCTTCAAGAAAGCCCGCTGGCTGTAA
- a CDS encoding NAD(P)/FAD-dependent oxidoreductase produces MLRLNEVKLPLNHDADALRAAILERLGIPPEALLGFTVHKRSYDARKKAHIVLIYSVDLETVDEADVLARNARDVHLMPSPDMAYKYVAHGVNRDGRQPRPVIIGMGPCGLFAALILAQMGLNPIVLERGKTVRERTKDTFGFWRKRALNPESNVQYGEGGAGTFSDGKLYSQIKDPRHLGRKVLTEFVKAGAPEEIMYVSKPHIGTFRLVKMVEAMREEIIALGGEIRFEQRVTDFEIEERNGVRQLRGLQLASGERIATNHVVLAIGHSSRDTFQTLYNRGVYVEAKPFSIGFRVEHPQSLIDTCRFGPNAGHPILGAADYKLVHHAKNGRAVYSFCMCPGGTVVAAASEPGRVVTNGMSQYSRAERNANSAIVVSISPEDYPGHPLAGIEFQRRLEEAAFRLGGEDYNAPGQLMGDFVAGRPSTEFGAVIPSYKPGVHLTDLATILPDYATEALREAFPAFDRQVRGYFKHDAVLTGLETRTSSPIRIKRRDDDLQSMNTRGLFPAGEGAGYAGGILSAGVDGIKVAEAVALSMAAADVA; encoded by the coding sequence ATGTTGCGACTGAACGAAGTGAAACTGCCACTCAACCACGATGCCGATGCCTTGCGCGCCGCCATTCTCGAGCGGCTGGGCATTCCTCCCGAGGCGCTGCTGGGCTTCACCGTGCACAAGCGCAGCTACGACGCGCGCAAGAAAGCACACATCGTGCTGATCTACTCGGTGGACCTGGAAACCGTGGACGAGGCCGATGTGCTGGCCCGCAACGCGCGCGACGTGCACCTGATGCCGTCGCCGGACATGGCGTACAAATATGTTGCGCATGGCGTGAACCGCGATGGCCGCCAGCCGCGCCCCGTCATCATCGGCATGGGACCGTGCGGCCTGTTCGCCGCGCTGATCCTGGCGCAGATGGGCTTGAACCCGATCGTGCTGGAACGGGGCAAGACGGTACGCGAGCGCACCAAGGACACGTTCGGCTTCTGGCGCAAGCGCGCGCTCAACCCGGAATCGAACGTGCAGTACGGCGAAGGCGGCGCCGGCACCTTTTCCGACGGCAAGCTGTACAGCCAGATCAAGGATCCACGCCACCTGGGCCGCAAGGTGCTGACCGAGTTCGTCAAGGCCGGCGCGCCGGAAGAGATCATGTATGTCAGCAAGCCGCACATCGGTACCTTCCGCCTCGTGAAGATGGTGGAAGCGATGCGCGAGGAAATCATCGCGCTGGGCGGCGAGATCCGCTTCGAGCAGCGCGTGACCGATTTCGAGATCGAGGAACGGAACGGCGTGCGCCAGCTGCGCGGCCTGCAACTGGCTTCCGGCGAGCGCATCGCGACCAACCACGTGGTGCTGGCGATCGGCCACAGTTCGCGCGACACGTTCCAGACGCTGTATAACCGCGGCGTGTACGTGGAAGCCAAGCCGTTCTCGATCGGCTTCCGCGTCGAGCACCCGCAGTCGCTGATCGACACCTGCCGCTTCGGCCCGAACGCCGGCCACCCGATCCTGGGCGCGGCCGACTACAAGCTGGTGCACCACGCGAAGAATGGCCGGGCCGTGTACAGCTTCTGCATGTGCCCTGGCGGCACGGTGGTGGCGGCCGCTTCCGAGCCGGGCCGCGTGGTCACCAACGGCATGAGCCAGTACTCGCGCGCCGAACGCAATGCCAACAGCGCGATCGTGGTCTCGATCAGCCCGGAAGACTATCCGGGGCACCCGCTGGCCGGCATCGAATTCCAGCGCAGGCTGGAAGAAGCGGCCTTCCGCCTGGGGGGCGAGGACTACAACGCACCGGGCCAGCTGATGGGCGATTTCGTGGCGGGCCGCCCTTCCACCGAGTTCGGCGCCGTGATCCCGTCCTACAAACCGGGCGTGCACCTGACGGACCTGGCGACGATCCTGCCGGATTACGCCACGGAGGCGCTGCGCGAGGCATTCCCGGCATTCGACCGGCAGGTACGTGGCTACTTCAAGCACGATGCCGTGCTGACGGGCCTGGAGACCCGCACCTCGTCGCCGATCCGCATCAAGCGCCGCGACGACGACCTGCAGAGCATGAACACGCGCGGCCTGTTCCCGGCTGGCGAGGGCGCCGGCTACGCGGGCGGCATCCTGTCGGCCGGCGTGGATGGCATCAAGGTGGCGGAGGCGGTCGCGCTGTCGATGGCGGCCGCGGACGTGGCTTGA